From the genome of Scytonema hofmannii PCC 7110, one region includes:
- a CDS encoding NADH:flavin oxidoreductase/NADH oxidase, which yields MAHIFEPLTIGTVTFRNRIAVSPMCQYSSTDGYANDWHLVHLVSRAVGGAGIVFTEAAAVEPRGRISSQDLGIWSDGHIEELAKIVTVIHNSGAFAGIQLAHAGRKASTAAPWFERKILDESNGGWRPVVSSSANAFSENHPVPEALDLVGIQEITTAFVQAAKRSLEAGFKVIEIHAAHGYLLHQFLSPLSNHRNDDYGGSFENRTRLLREVVRSIRAVLPEGYPLWVRISATDWAENGWDIEQSIALADKLRSLGVDLIDCSSGGTLPNIKIPFGAGYQTQFASRIRNEANILTGTVGLISTPEQADHIIRTSQADIVLIGREFLRNPYWASDAAKKLGQDKVWPVQYVREAQAVPGLSRLVISCEH from the coding sequence ATGGCACATATATTTGAACCACTCACTATTGGTACAGTCACTTTTCGCAATCGCATTGCGGTCTCACCAATGTGTCAATATTCCAGTACAGATGGTTATGCTAATGATTGGCATTTGGTTCATCTGGTAAGTCGTGCAGTTGGCGGTGCGGGTATAGTTTTTACAGAAGCGGCGGCGGTAGAACCACGCGGACGTATTAGTTCACAAGATTTAGGGATTTGGTCAGACGGACATATTGAAGAGCTTGCTAAAATTGTGACTGTTATTCACAATTCAGGAGCGTTCGCGGGTATTCAACTGGCTCATGCAGGGAGAAAAGCCAGCACTGCAGCACCTTGGTTCGAGCGAAAAATATTAGATGAATCCAACGGTGGTTGGCGTCCTGTCGTTTCTAGTAGTGCGAACGCTTTTAGTGAAAATCATCCCGTTCCTGAAGCCTTAGATCTTGTTGGAATTCAAGAAATTACCACGGCTTTCGTACAAGCCGCCAAACGTTCTCTTGAAGCAGGGTTCAAGGTGATTGAAATTCATGCTGCTCACGGCTACCTCTTGCACCAGTTCCTCTCGCCTCTCAGTAACCACCGCAACGATGACTATGGAGGTAGTTTTGAAAACCGTACTCGTCTGCTAAGAGAAGTTGTGCGATCAATACGAGCAGTTTTACCAGAAGGATACCCCTTGTGGGTACGAATATCGGCAACCGATTGGGCTGAAAATGGTTGGGACATCGAGCAAAGTATAGCGCTTGCGGATAAACTCAGATCGCTAGGCGTAGATTTGATTGATTGTTCGAGTGGCGGTACTTTACCAAACATAAAAATTCCCTTTGGTGCTGGTTATCAAACTCAGTTTGCTTCGAGAATCCGCAATGAAGCAAATATTTTGACTGGGACTGTGGGTTTGATTTCAACTCCAGAACAAGCCGACCATATTATCCGCACGAGTCAAGCCGATATTGTTTTGATAGGGCGGGAGTTTCTACGCAATCCATACTGGGCATCTGATGCTGCTAAAAAGTTAGGACAGGATAAAGTTTGGCCCGTGCAATACGTTCGCGAAGCGCAAGCCGTACCCGGCTTATCGCGCTTGGTCATAAGCTGCGAACATTAA
- a CDS encoding amidohydrolase family protein, producing MTIALDRPTQKTKSAQIREKLGYPVIDTDVHTQEFEPAVLDYLEQVAGSAIVERFKEHLPGASRFKWYKQTWEERFNYRTNRPNWWGRPTKNTLNLATISLPKLLHERLQEAGTDFAVVYPNLATMAPNIGNEEMRRAVCRALNNYHADIFRPYADRLTPIAAIPMHTPQEAIEELEYAVKVLGLKTIQIPGYVRRPIPAFEKYGKEVANEVVWLDNFGIDSEYDYDPFWAKCVELKVVPTTHASSQGWTTQRSVTNAQYNHINHFAFAAEALCKSLFFGGVTRRFPTLKFAFLEGGSAWGASLYADIIWHWETRNKEHLLKNNNPANIDREELMRLYALYGGELVDGRLDKLGSGLGFHTDLIAPSEPGELNEFADAGIEKPEDVRDRFLNHFYFGTESDDTRVAQAFNRKANPYGVRIKAFLGSDSGHWDVPDITTVTANAYALVEGEIITEEDLRHFLSIHPLELYTSLDQDFFKGTAVEKEAEEYLVSVGR from the coding sequence ATGACTATTGCTCTAGACCGTCCGACACAAAAAACCAAGTCTGCTCAGATTCGGGAAAAACTGGGTTATCCGGTGATTGATACTGATGTTCATACCCAGGAATTTGAACCAGCAGTCTTGGATTATTTAGAGCAAGTTGCAGGAAGCGCAATTGTTGAACGCTTCAAAGAACATTTACCAGGAGCTTCTCGCTTTAAGTGGTATAAACAAACTTGGGAAGAACGTTTCAATTATCGCACTAACCGTCCTAACTGGTGGGGTCGTCCGACTAAAAATACCTTAAATTTGGCTACCATCAGCTTGCCTAAGCTATTACACGAACGCTTGCAAGAAGCAGGTACAGACTTTGCTGTCGTGTACCCCAATTTAGCAACTATGGCTCCAAATATTGGTAATGAAGAAATGCGAAGAGCAGTGTGCCGCGCACTTAACAACTATCATGCTGATATTTTCCGCCCCTATGCCGATCGCCTCACACCAATTGCTGCAATTCCCATGCATACGCCCCAAGAGGCAATTGAAGAGTTAGAATATGCGGTGAAGGTACTGGGACTAAAAACAATTCAAATCCCAGGTTACGTCCGTCGTCCCATTCCTGCTTTTGAGAAGTATGGCAAGGAAGTTGCAAATGAAGTGGTTTGGCTTGATAACTTTGGCATAGATAGCGAATATGATTACGATCCATTCTGGGCGAAGTGCGTAGAACTTAAAGTTGTACCCACTACCCACGCTTCTAGTCAAGGTTGGACAACTCAACGCTCAGTTACCAACGCTCAGTACAACCACATTAACCACTTTGCTTTTGCTGCAGAAGCACTGTGCAAATCTCTATTCTTCGGTGGTGTTACCCGTCGCTTCCCCACTTTAAAATTTGCTTTCTTGGAAGGTGGTTCAGCTTGGGGTGCTAGCTTGTATGCTGATATCATTTGGCATTGGGAAACCCGCAACAAAGAACATTTGTTAAAAAATAATAACCCCGCCAATATCGATCGCGAAGAACTGATGAGATTATATGCTCTTTATGGTGGTGAATTAGTGGATGGTCGCTTGGATAAACTAGGCAGTGGTTTAGGCTTCCACACTGATTTGATAGCTCCCTCTGAACCAGGCGAACTAAATGAATTTGCCGATGCCGGAATTGAGAAGCCGGAAGATGTTCGCGATCGCTTCTTGAATCATTTTTACTTTGGCACTGAATCAGATGATACCCGTGTAGCACAAGCCTTTAACCGCAAAGCCAATCCCTATGGCGTCCGGATTAAAGCCTTCTTGGGTTCTGATTCCGGTCACTGGGATGTACCCGATATCACCACCGTCACTGCTAACGCTTACGCTTTAGTAGAAGGGGAAATTATCACTGAAGAAGATTTACGCCACTTCTTGTCGATTCACCCATTGGAGTTGTACACCAGTCTCGATCAAGACTTCTTCAAAGGTACGGCTGTTGAGAAAGAGGCAGAAGAATATTTAGTGAGTGTTGGGCGTTAA
- a CDS encoding amidohydrolase family protein — protein sequence MTIALERPKKKTRSAEIRAQLGYPIIDTDVHTQEFPPAFLDYLEQVAGSAIAERFQEHLPGSSRSKWFKQTWEERRAYRTTRPPFWTRPTDSALNLATISLPKLLHERLEEAGTDFAIVYPNLATMGPHINNEEMRRAVCRAANTYHAEIFRPYADRLTPIASIPMYTPQEAIEELEYAVKVLGLKAIQIPGHIRRPIPAFEKYGEEVANEAIWIDTFGLDSKYDYDPFWAKCVELKVVPTTHSSGMGWINRRSISNYQYNHIGHFASAGEALCKSLFFGGVTYRFPTLKFAFLEGGSAWGTSLYADLIWHWDTRNKDHLLENNDPAKVNREELLEYYMRYGGEQVHGRLDGLGSGLGFHADLISPLDPGEQDEFALAGVKSPEDVRDRFLDRFYFGTESDDTRVAHAFNRKANPYGVRIKAFLGSDSGHWDVPDITAVTANSYSFVERGILTEEDLRYFLSIHPLELYTSLNSDFFKGTSVEKAASEYLGNRD from the coding sequence ATGACTATCGCACTGGAGCGTCCCAAGAAGAAAACACGTTCAGCAGAGATTCGCGCACAACTGGGGTATCCCATCATTGATACTGATGTACATACCCAAGAATTTCCCCCAGCATTCTTGGATTATTTAGAGCAAGTTGCTGGTAGTGCGATTGCAGAACGTTTCCAAGAACACTTACCTGGTTCATCCCGCTCTAAGTGGTTCAAGCAAACGTGGGAAGAACGTCGGGCTTACCGCACTACACGTCCTCCCTTCTGGACTCGTCCTACTGATAGTGCCTTAAATTTAGCCACCATTAGCTTACCAAAATTGTTGCATGAGCGCTTAGAAGAAGCAGGTACAGACTTTGCGATCGTGTATCCCAACTTGGCAACTATGGGTCCGCATATTAACAATGAAGAAATGCGGCGAGCAGTATGTCGCGCTGCTAACACCTACCACGCTGAAATTTTCCGTCCTTATGCTGACCGCCTCACACCAATTGCTTCAATTCCCATGTATACGCCCCAAGAGGCAATTGAAGAGTTAGAATATGCAGTGAAAGTTCTGGGATTAAAAGCAATTCAAATTCCCGGTCACATTCGCCGTCCAATTCCCGCCTTCGAGAAGTATGGCGAGGAAGTCGCGAATGAAGCTATCTGGATTGATACCTTTGGCTTAGATAGTAAATATGACTATGACCCATTCTGGGCGAAGTGCGTAGAACTGAAAGTTGTTCCCACTACCCACTCTAGTGGCATGGGTTGGATAAATCGCCGCTCCATTTCTAACTACCAATACAACCATATCGGTCACTTTGCTTCTGCTGGTGAAGCATTGTGCAAATCACTATTCTTTGGAGGTGTGACTTACCGCTTCCCCACTTTGAAGTTTGCCTTCTTGGAAGGTGGTTCGGCTTGGGGTACTAGCTTGTACGCCGATTTGATTTGGCATTGGGATACCCGTAATAAAGACCACTTGTTGGAAAATAACGATCCCGCCAAGGTGAATCGTGAAGAACTGCTAGAGTATTATATGCGCTACGGTGGCGAGCAAGTACACGGTCGTTTAGATGGACTAGGTAGTGGTTTAGGCTTCCATGCTGACTTGATATCTCCACTCGACCCAGGCGAACAGGATGAATTTGCACTAGCAGGAGTTAAGAGTCCAGAAGATGTGCGCGATCGCTTTCTCGATCGCTTTTATTTCGGCACAGAGTCAGATGATACCCGTGTAGCCCATGCCTTTAACCGCAAAGCCAATCCCTATGGCGTCCGGATTAAAGCCTTCTTAGGTTCTGATTCCGGTCACTGGGATGTACCTGATATTACTGCTGTGACTGCAAATTCATACTCCTTTGTCGAACGGGGTATTCTCACAGAAGAAGACCTGCGCTATTTCCTATCCATCCACCCATTAGAGTTGTACACCAGCCTAAACAGTGACTTCTTTAAGGGTACATCTGTGGAAAAAGCAGCTTCGGAGTATTTAGGGAATAGGGATTAG
- a CDS encoding AraC family transcriptional regulator, producing MDIAFLCGFNSHSHLSKQFRQLTGITPKAYRAN from the coding sequence ATGGATATTGCCTTTCTGTGTGGATTCAATAGCCATAGTCATTTAAGTAAACAGTTTCGCCAACTCACAGGCATCACACCAAAAGCCTACAGAGCAAATTAA
- a CDS encoding MFS transporter, with translation MSQQLHDPYAAWRYRNYRLFAIARNLLLFGTQMQSVAIGWELYERTGSALILGGVGLVQVIPVILLILPAGHIADRWNRQRTVFFTDLMLALCSFGLAILSYSHGSIFLFFTCLFLGGVAKAFNNPASNALLPQLIPLEVFSNAATWNSSGFQLAAVLGPALSGALIALQKSATRIYIIDGALIMICMGLIAAIPYSKTVRLSPQTPSFKTLVAGMHFVWHNKVIFAAIALDMFAVLLGGATALLPVFAKDILQVGPTGLGWLRAAPAVGALLMAVSLAHLPPMKRAGIALLWSVVGFGAVMIVFGLSRSFWLSLLMLALSGAFDNISVVIRHTLVQLRTPDELRGRVSAVNSVFISTSNELGSFESGLAAALFGPTLAVVGGGIGTIIVVLIMTLLLPELRRLGALHSV, from the coding sequence ATGTCCCAACAACTTCACGATCCTTATGCCGCATGGCGCTATCGTAATTACCGTCTCTTTGCCATTGCTCGCAACCTTCTCCTGTTTGGTACTCAAATGCAGAGTGTAGCCATTGGTTGGGAACTCTACGAACGCACTGGTTCAGCACTCATCTTAGGTGGAGTAGGTTTGGTACAAGTAATTCCAGTAATTTTACTGATATTACCTGCAGGTCATATTGCCGATAGATGGAACCGCCAGCGTACTGTATTCTTTACCGATTTGATGCTTGCCTTGTGCTCCTTTGGTTTAGCAATCCTCTCTTATTCTCACGGCTCTATTTTTCTCTTTTTTACTTGCCTATTTTTAGGTGGTGTTGCTAAAGCTTTTAACAATCCAGCTAGTAATGCTCTGCTACCCCAACTTATCCCCCTAGAAGTATTTAGCAATGCAGCCACATGGAATAGCAGTGGTTTTCAACTAGCAGCTGTACTTGGTCCAGCGTTAAGTGGAGCGCTCATCGCCCTACAAAAAAGTGCCACTAGAATCTATATCATTGACGGAGCACTAATTATGATCTGTATGGGTTTAATTGCAGCTATCCCTTACAGTAAAACTGTTCGTTTATCACCGCAAACACCTTCTTTTAAAACTTTAGTCGCGGGAATGCATTTTGTCTGGCACAATAAAGTCATTTTCGCTGCGATCGCTCTTGATATGTTTGCTGTGTTGTTGGGGGGAGCAACGGCATTGTTACCCGTCTTTGCTAAAGACATTTTGCAAGTTGGTCCGACTGGATTGGGTTGGTTACGTGCAGCACCAGCAGTTGGCGCATTGTTAATGGCAGTATCCTTGGCACATCTACCACCAATGAAAAGAGCAGGGATTGCTTTATTGTGGTCAGTTGTTGGGTTTGGTGCAGTAATGATCGTCTTTGGCTTGTCGCGTTCTTTTTGGCTATCCCTACTGATGTTGGCACTGAGTGGAGCTTTTGACAACATCAGCGTCGTCATCCGTCACACCTTAGTACAGCTGCGTACCCCAGATGAACTACGCGGTCGTGTTTCGGCTGTGAATAGCGTGTTTATTAGCACATCTAATGAGTTGGGGAGTTTTGAATCTGGTTTAGCAGCAGCTTTGTTTGGACCGACTCTAGCTGTCGTTGGCGGTGGAATTGGCACGATTATTGTTGTGTTAATCATGACCTTGCTACTGCCGGAATTACGCCGACTAGGGGCGCTACATTCTGTTTGA
- a CDS encoding amidohydrolase family protein — protein sequence MSDYSRLKTSRSAAVKATLDYPVIDTDVHTNDFTPDLEDYIANYGGAKLVDELRKAESSRLNSKSGGKDWYQQTPEERQYNRTIRSPWWARVTRNTLDLATYTLPELFYERQAEQGSDYSVLFPNNVLAPAGASQENRQALQRAVNHYHADIYRKYSDRLTPVAGIPTTTPLEAIEELEFAVKTLGLKVINILGGVKRPIKAIADKYPADKFPEIVKYANYIDFYGIDSEYDYDPFWAKVVELGVPVTTHYGSQGWTGRSSISNYMNNHIGHFADGSQAFAKALFFGGVTKRFPQLRVGMLEGGADWGAHVYIHLVDRFSKRNLKALQNYNPDLTNASELFDLFERYGGEITQGYSLNKEELTKSVLGSSFTRHSRQPIGSELEDFAAAGIETIEDIRDRWVNSFFFGSESDDRTIAAAFNDKANPLGVQINAIYSSDVGHWDVPDLTAPLAESWDLVKEGVLTEADFKSYVFANPYKFYTEANPNFFKGTAIESKVGNIQSKQVDKNLVVA from the coding sequence ATGAGTGACTATAGCCGATTGAAAACCTCGCGCTCTGCCGCCGTCAAAGCAACCCTTGATTATCCGGTCATCGACACTGACGTTCACACCAATGATTTTACCCCAGATCTTGAGGATTACATCGCTAATTACGGCGGCGCAAAACTCGTGGACGAATTACGCAAGGCGGAATCCTCTCGTCTCAACTCAAAGAGCGGTGGTAAAGACTGGTATCAACAAACTCCAGAAGAACGTCAATACAACCGCACAATTCGATCGCCTTGGTGGGCGAGAGTTACCCGCAACACGTTGGATCTCGCGACTTATACCCTCCCAGAACTGTTCTATGAGCGTCAGGCGGAGCAGGGATCGGACTATTCGGTGCTGTTTCCGAACAATGTCCTCGCACCGGCAGGGGCAAGTCAAGAAAACCGTCAGGCACTGCAAAGAGCAGTCAATCACTATCATGCTGATATCTACCGCAAATATAGCGATCGCCTAACACCAGTGGCTGGCATCCCTACAACGACTCCGCTTGAAGCTATTGAGGAGCTAGAGTTTGCCGTGAAAACACTGGGATTGAAGGTAATTAATATCCTTGGTGGTGTGAAACGACCAATTAAGGCGATCGCTGATAAGTATCCGGCAGATAAATTTCCGGAAATTGTCAAGTATGCAAATTATATCGACTTTTACGGAATAGATAGTGAATACGACTACGATCCTTTTTGGGCTAAGGTCGTCGAACTAGGCGTACCTGTCACCACCCATTACGGTAGTCAAGGATGGACTGGACGCTCTTCCATCAGTAACTACATGAACAACCATATCGGTCACTTTGCTGACGGCTCGCAAGCATTTGCGAAAGCGCTATTCTTTGGCGGTGTGACCAAGCGTTTTCCACAGTTGCGCGTAGGTATGCTAGAAGGTGGTGCAGATTGGGGTGCTCACGTCTACATTCATTTAGTAGATCGCTTCTCCAAGCGCAATCTCAAGGCACTGCAAAACTACAACCCAGACTTGACAAATGCCTCCGAACTGTTCGATCTGTTTGAGCGCTACGGTGGCGAAATTACCCAAGGGTATTCCCTTAACAAAGAGGAATTGACCAAGAGTGTATTGGGTTCTTCCTTCACCCGTCATAGCCGACAGCCAATTGGTAGCGAATTGGAAGATTTTGCAGCGGCTGGAATTGAAACAATTGAGGATATCCGCGATCGCTGGGTAAACAGTTTCTTCTTTGGTTCTGAGTCTGACGATCGCACTATAGCAGCAGCATTCAACGACAAAGCCAATCCGTTGGGTGTCCAGATCAACGCGATCTATTCCTCGGATGTTGGTCATTGGGATGTGCCCGATCTTACCGCCCCACTCGCCGAAAGCTGGGATCTCGTGAAAGAAGGCGTCCTAACCGAAGCTGACTTCAAGTCCTATGTATTCGCTAATCCCTACAAGTTTTATACCGAAGCCAACCCAAATTTCTTCAAGGGTACGGCAATTGAATCCAAGGTAGGTAACATCCAATCTAAACAAGTGGACAAGAACCTGGTGGTAGCGTAA
- a CDS encoding cupin domain-containing protein — translation MTSENQDVTTTKTSAETNKRLNQGHLKTLEEVIQFNPEAYVKRPIFNTETLQFGMYCLEPGQINPLHQHPQTSEICYFVQGTGEVVIGDEVAFVQPGVSIHVPEAVRHEIRNTGTEQMLVVVVQSPLPCKTERITP, via the coding sequence ATGACATCTGAAAATCAGGATGTAACCACAACAAAAACGTCAGCAGAAACAAATAAGAGATTGAACCAAGGACATCTCAAAACACTTGAGGAAGTGATTCAATTTAATCCCGAAGCATATGTGAAACGACCAATTTTCAACACAGAGACGCTGCAATTTGGTATGTATTGTCTTGAACCAGGACAAATCAATCCTCTACATCAGCATCCTCAAACTAGTGAAATTTGCTACTTTGTTCAAGGTACAGGAGAAGTTGTTATCGGAGATGAAGTCGCCTTTGTACAACCCGGAGTATCGATTCACGTCCCTGAAGCCGTGCGTCACGAAATCAGAAATACAGGAACCGAGCAAATGCTTGTAGTTGTAGTTCAATCGCCGCTTCCGTGCAAAACTGAACGAATTACCCCTTAA
- a CDS encoding LLM class flavin-dependent oxidoreductase: MSQTRKFRLGAFIQATGHHVSAWRHPDSQADAGLNFEHYKEITQTAERGLFDAVFLADSPGVWGDAPETQHRNGKVVHFEPVTLFSALSSVTQNIGFISTASTTYEEPYTLARKFASLDYLSKGRAGWNVVTTGNENAARNFGLEHHPEHSQRYERAEEFVEVVKGLWDSWEDDAFIRDRESGVYFDPNKLHILNHKGKHFSVKGPLNVGRPPQGYPVIVQAGASEAGRDLAARTAEVIFTANQTLADAQEFYADVKGRLGKYGRSPDDLKIMPGAFPIIGHTEEEAQEKYEFLQSLIHPNVAWSILKNYYKNVDLSKYSLDDVAPELPSDTNTNKSRLKLVRDLATRGTLTLRQLYLSLATARGHRTILGTPETIADQLEEWFNNGAADGFNIMPPILPTGLDDFVTLVVPVLQKRGLFRVEYEGSTLRENLGLRRPGNSFATKQVDKTFVLA, encoded by the coding sequence ATGAGCCAAACACGCAAGTTTCGTTTAGGTGCGTTCATTCAAGCCACCGGACATCACGTCTCTGCTTGGCGACACCCCGATTCACAAGCAGATGCTGGTCTGAATTTCGAGCATTACAAGGAAATTACCCAGACTGCGGAACGCGGCTTGTTCGATGCAGTTTTCCTAGCAGATAGCCCAGGAGTCTGGGGCGATGCTCCAGAAACTCAGCATCGCAACGGTAAAGTCGTCCATTTCGAGCCGGTCACCCTCTTCTCAGCTTTGTCCTCGGTGACCCAAAATATCGGCTTTATTTCCACCGCCTCGACTACTTATGAAGAACCTTACACCCTAGCACGTAAATTTGCCTCCCTAGACTACTTGAGTAAGGGAAGAGCGGGCTGGAATGTAGTCACTACAGGCAATGAGAATGCCGCACGTAATTTCGGACTCGAGCATCACCCGGAACACAGCCAGCGTTATGAACGTGCTGAAGAGTTTGTGGAAGTGGTGAAAGGTCTGTGGGATAGCTGGGAAGACGATGCCTTCATCCGCGATAGAGAATCTGGTGTCTATTTCGATCCGAACAAACTGCATATACTAAACCACAAGGGCAAACATTTTTCTGTAAAAGGTCCTTTGAACGTTGGTCGTCCGCCTCAAGGCTACCCGGTGATCGTTCAGGCTGGAGCCTCGGAAGCCGGACGCGATTTGGCTGCACGCACTGCTGAAGTAATCTTCACCGCCAATCAAACCCTAGCCGATGCCCAAGAATTTTATGCTGATGTGAAAGGTAGACTGGGGAAATATGGACGCTCCCCAGACGATTTAAAAATCATGCCTGGTGCCTTCCCGATTATTGGGCATACCGAAGAAGAAGCTCAAGAAAAGTACGAATTCTTGCAATCGTTAATCCATCCTAATGTGGCCTGGAGTATTTTAAAGAACTATTACAAAAATGTCGATCTGTCGAAATATTCCTTAGATGATGTGGCTCCTGAACTGCCCAGCGACACCAACACCAACAAGAGTCGCCTCAAACTAGTCAGAGATTTGGCTACTCGCGGCACTCTGACACTGCGTCAGTTGTATCTCTCTCTTGCAACCGCACGAGGTCATCGCACCATACTTGGTACTCCCGAAACCATTGCCGACCAACTAGAGGAATGGTTTAACAACGGTGCGGCAGATGGCTTTAATATCATGCCGCCAATCCTGCCTACAGGATTAGATGACTTCGTTACCCTAGTCGTTCCTGTCCTACAGAAACGCGGACTGTTCCGTGTTGAATACGAGGGTAGTACCTTGCGTGAAAACCTGGGACTGCGCCGTCCAGGCAATTCTTTTGCCACCAAACAAGTGGATAAGACATTCGTGTTGGCGTAA